The Sorangiineae bacterium MSr11954 DNA segment CTCTACGAGAAGCTGACCAACGAGGAGCTCCCGTTCACCCACGCGGACGCGATGGAGCTGTTGGACCGCACCATCACGCGCCTCGACGCCACGGTGGTGACCATGCGGCCGCACACCGCGGACTCGTCGAATCGAAACGCATCGTAGCGCGTCGCCGCGCGGCGAGCGTCGCCGCGCGGCGAGCGTCGCCGCGCGCGGCGCGTTCGTCGTTAGACGGCGAGGGCCTCGACCAGGGCGGCGACGTCCTGTTGCGGAACGGCGCAGAGGCCCACGCGGAGGGCGCCCGTGATGGGGACGACGAAGACCCCGCGGTCGCGCATCTTGGCGGCTTTTTCGCTGGCCTGGTCGGTGAAGACGGAGACGAAGAAGCCGCCGTCGTAGCGCGGGTAGTTCAGGTTCTTGCCGTGGGCGAGCTCGTTGAAGACGTTCACGCGCTTCAAGAGCAGCTGGCGTTTGACCTCGCGCTCCGCGTCGGCGGCGGCCTTGAGGGCGGGATCGGAGAGGAGGCGGGTGATGGCGTGCTGGCCGCCCGCGTTGCAGTTGGACCAGGTGCCGCGCGACGAATAGGCGAGCGCGTTCTGGGTGGCGGCGCGATCTTTGTCGTCGCCCACACACGCGACCAGCGCGCCCACGCGCAGTCCATAGTGCGTAAATGTCTTGGAGGCGCTCCACGCGAACAGGAGCCCCGCCTTGCCGAGCAGCGGGGTGAGCTCGCTCAGATGATCCCAGGGCGCACCCGCGCTGTAGGCGGCGTAGGCCACGTCGACCAAGAGGGTGATGGGGGCGCGCTCGGCGTGCGGGACGAGCCGCTCGACCACCTGCTTCCACTCCTCGCGGCGCATCGAGTAGCCGGTGGGGTTGTGGCATGGGTCGTTGATGAAGAGCAGCACGCGGCCTTGCTCGTCGATCTGCTTGGCCACCGCGCGGTCGAGGGCATCGACATCGAGCTTGCCGTCGGCCGAGAACATATTGAAGGTCGCGACCTTTCGCTCGGCCTCGTCGGCCAACGTTTTGTAGGGCGCCCAGAAGTAGCTGGTGGTGAGCAGCGCCTGGCCCGGCTCGAGGTAGTTGGCGATCGCATGCCGCAGGGCGCCCGATCCGCCGGGGGTGGCCACGGCGGTGCTCGCGGCCCGAAGCCGCGGCTCGCCGGACAACAGGTCATTCTGCACCGCCTCGAGAAACGCCGGCGTGCCCGCGATGGGAGCGTACGCGGCCCAGGCAGCGGCCTCCGTCTCGTGCACCACGCGCGCCGCCGTGGGCAGGACGGACAAGCTGCCGTCGTCGTCGAGGAGCACGCCGATGGTCGCGTTGATGATCTTCTCCCCCTTGGACGCGCGGGCTACAGCGTCGCGGTGCAGGGAAAAAATGGGGTCATCGGAGGGTCGGCTGCGGTGCGAAGGGATCAGGTGGATCACGAGGGATCTCCGCGGGTGGGTGAATGGGACGAGGTTCGCAGGTCTTTATGCCAGATTGTCAGCCGGCCGTGGGGTGAAGGGCGGAATAGGTGCCACCTTGGCTGACGGGCGGTCACTTTCCGAGCATCTCCTCGGAAAAATAAGCGTGGCATGTACTATGCTCGTTCACCGCTCGCGGCCGCATGCCCGCAAGGTGATCCTCGTCAATGCGCATTTTCTCTTCCTTCCCTCGGTTTTCGACTTTCTGGCGTGCCGTTTTGGCGTTGTGTGCAGCCATGCTCGTGCTCGTCTCTTACGAGACGCCCGCCGACGCGGCGCTGACGATCACGCTCGGCACACCGATCAAGCGCGTGAAGCCCGATGGCTCCAACGCCGATGCGCACCCGCAAGGCGTCCTCGAGACGACCTTGACCAAAGAGGACTGCGACAAGGACGTGCGGATCCGCTTTCCGCTCAACCTTCAAGGCATCGACGACAGCCACAACCTGGAGATCTGGTCGGGCGCTTCGTGCGAGACGACCACGTCCCGCACCTCGGCCACCGCCACGTGCGGACAGGTTGCGGCGACGATCGGCGGAGGGTCGCTGAAGACGGCCATCACCGTCGATATCCGCGTTCAAGATCTGGCGCAGCAGCTGAACGCGAACCCCAAGAACGTGCAGTACACGCCGGCCAACTCGAGCGCGTGCGATTCGCAAGCGACGACCGGCGCGCAATCGATCACCATCTATTTTCTCTGGCTCGCGAACTCGGCGTCCGCCCCCGATGGGAGCCAGACGACCCAAGTCCAGTTGTCCACCAAGGGCCCGAAAGGCCCGGACTCGGTGACCGCGGGCGAGGGCGATCGCGTCTTGGTCATTCGTTGGAATGCTCCCAGCGGCGTGGCCACCTCCATCTCGGGTTACGACGTCTTTTGCGACCCGGTCGATAGCCTCTCCCCCAACGATCCCGCGCCGTCGGACGGTGGAACGACGGACGCAGGGTCGACGCTCGTGTGCCCCGACGGAGGGTTCACCGACGCCGGGCCAGATGCCTCGGGGACCCCCATCGATGCCGGCCCATGCGTCCTCGTGCCCAACGATGGGGGAGGAGGCGGAGGAGGCGGCGGCGCCTGCCCGTACACGCCCAAGACGAAGCGCACCACCGTGCAGAGCACGGCCTCGACCAGCGCGACCGTGAAAGATCTCGTCAACGGGGTTCAGTACGCGTGCGCCGTGGCGGCCATCGACAAGGCGAAGAACTCGGGCGAGCTCTCGTCCGCGGCGTGCGGCACCCCCGGTCCGGTCGGCGACTTTTTCTACCGATACCGCGAGGCGGGCGGTCTCGCCGGAGGCTGCGCGCTCGAAGGCGCGCCGGTGACGGACGGTGTGGTGATTGGCGCAGCATCGATGTTTGGACTCGCCCTCGTGCGACGGCGTCGGAAAGGAAAGCGTTCATGAGACTCGCGCCCGCGTGCGCCGTCTTGGCGTTCACCGCGATGGGTCTGGTCTCCACGACAGCCTCCGCCGGCGACGACGATGCCATCCTGCGGCCTCGTCACCGAAACTACGAATCGCCGCAGAACTTCGCGCTGGAGTTTCGCTTCGCGCCCTACAAGCCGCAGATCGACGACGAGTTCAAAGGGACGGGGAAGACCCCGTGGAGGGACGCCTTCGGAGACTCGTCGCGCCTCCTGTTCGCCGTCGAATTCGACTGGCAGGCCATCCGCATCCCATACCTCGGGACCCTGGGACCCGGTGTGTCCATCGGCTACACCACCATGAGCGGCCCCGCGAAGAAGCTCTCGGACACGGGCCAGATCACCGACACGGACTCCGGCACCGACACCACGCTCTCCGTCTTCCCGATGTATGCCGTGGGCGTGCTGCGCGCCGACGTCTTCATGCGCGAGCTCGGCATCCCGCTCGTCCCCTACGGAAAAGCGGGGGTCGGCTATGTCCCTTGGCGCACGTACACCGAAGGCGGCACCTCGTACCGCGATTCACCCGACGGGTCGACGACGGCCTACGGCAAAGGTCAAACCTGGGGCGCTCACTTTGCCGCGGGCCTCGCATTCCAAATGGACGTGCTCGACCGCCGCACGGCGAAGAACCTCGACAATCAAATCGGGATCAACCACACGTACCTGTACGCGGAGTGGATGTTCGCCTCGTACAAGGGGATCGGTCAAAACAACGTCCTCCTCGTGGGCACCAGCACCTGGGTGGCTGGGCTCTCGTTCGAGATGTGAGCTCCGTGTGAGGGGATAGCGGATACGGGAGGGCGTAAGGCACGGGGACGTCTGGCGCGACGCGTCCCCGTGCAGCTGCGCGCTCCCGGCTCGATACGAGCTACGCCGATTGCGGGACGGCGAGGCGGCGGGCGA contains these protein-coding regions:
- a CDS encoding aminotransferase class I/II-fold pyridoxal phosphate-dependent enzyme; translation: MIHLIPSHRSRPSDDPIFSLHRDAVARASKGEKIINATIGVLLDDDGSLSVLPTAARVVHETEAAAWAAYAPIAGTPAFLEAVQNDLLSGEPRLRAASTAVATPGGSGALRHAIANYLEPGQALLTTSYFWAPYKTLADEAERKVATFNMFSADGKLDVDALDRAVAKQIDEQGRVLLFINDPCHNPTGYSMRREEWKQVVERLVPHAERAPITLLVDVAYAAYSAGAPWDHLSELTPLLGKAGLLFAWSASKTFTHYGLRVGALVACVGDDKDRAATQNALAYSSRGTWSNCNAGGQHAITRLLSDPALKAAADAEREVKRQLLLKRVNVFNELAHGKNLNYPRYDGGFFVSVFTDQASEKAAKMRDRGVFVVPITGALRVGLCAVPQQDVAALVEALAV
- a CDS encoding MXAN_2562 family outer membrane beta-barrel protein, whose translation is MRLAPACAVLAFTAMGLVSTTASAGDDDAILRPRHRNYESPQNFALEFRFAPYKPQIDDEFKGTGKTPWRDAFGDSSRLLFAVEFDWQAIRIPYLGTLGPGVSIGYTTMSGPAKKLSDTGQITDTDSGTDTTLSVFPMYAVGVLRADVFMRELGIPLVPYGKAGVGYVPWRTYTEGGTSYRDSPDGSTTAYGKGQTWGAHFAAGLAFQMDVLDRRTAKNLDNQIGINHTYLYAEWMFASYKGIGQNNVLLVGTSTWVAGLSFEM